From Spirosoma aerolatum, one genomic window encodes:
- a CDS encoding 30S ribosomal protein S16, which translates to MAVKIRLARRGRKKRAMYDIVVAESTSPRDGRFIEKIGSYNPNTDPSTVVLKSERALHWLLVGAQPTDTARSVLSHEGIMYRKHLQVGVNKGAISQEQADEKFATWQGDKENRKAGAADTKAQTKEEARAARLEAEKKVNEARAEAIAKKNKVEEPVAEVAAEEAPATEAPAAEETPAAE; encoded by the coding sequence ATGGCTGTTAAAATTCGTTTAGCGCGTCGTGGACGCAAAAAAAGAGCAATGTACGACATCGTCGTTGCAGAGTCGACTTCTCCACGCGATGGCCGGTTCATTGAAAAAATCGGTTCATACAACCCCAATACCGATCCGTCGACGGTTGTATTGAAATCGGAGCGGGCTCTTCACTGGCTTCTGGTCGGTGCACAACCAACCGATACCGCTCGTTCGGTATTGTCGCACGAAGGTATAATGTATCGTAAGCACCTGCAGGTAGGTGTTAACAAAGGTGCTATTTCGCAGGAACAGGCCGACGAGAAATTCGCAACCTGGCAAGGCGATAAAGAAAACCGTAAAGCCGGTGCTGCTGACACCAAAGCGCAGACTAAAGAAGAGGCTCGTGCCGCTCGTCTGGAAGCTGAGAAAAAGGTAAATGAAGCGCGTGCTGAAGCAATTGCTAAGAAAAACAAAGTAGAAGAGCCTGTAGCCGAAGTGGCTGCTGAAGAAGCGCCCGCTACGGAAGCGCCAGCCGCTGAAGAAACCCCTGCTGCGGAATAG
- a CDS encoding DUF4403 family protein: protein MHGKYVTRLVIIGLLVSILSCQTSQKRLNPKAPKEAYNTTEMEVRNERFLSTVHVPVSIALSDVERQINAQVNGLIYEDNSLDDNNNDQFMTKVWKRGTIMVSAQDSLFQFTVPLRIWAKAGVSVLGFMQYKETEFEIDLRFKSKFDLDPDWSVHTQTQADGYGWVRKPTVSVIGVNIPITNMVARLIDKNLGTISKTLDQQIRRNIDLRAPVLKAWNTLREPYLLSEKYRTYLQVVPKRVLITPLRFEGRLIRATIGIEGYTLTTTGAKPDVRPVVSLPNLTVVSQVKDDFQIGLLSEASYPEVARIAADEFVGKSFSFSNDRYHITITGMDLYGQNEHLIIKAGIKGTLNGDIYLRGKPYYDPKDQTISLKDLQYDLDTKNILAQSASWLLKGTFARTLEKQLTIPVGSQLADMQKLLQQQLTNNQLAKGVVMNGHIDEIKPDQVYLTPTAMLAVVNARGRIDIKVDGLQ from the coding sequence ATGCATGGTAAGTATGTGACCCGTCTAGTCATTATCGGACTATTGGTCAGTATCCTTAGTTGCCAGACTTCTCAAAAACGTCTCAATCCGAAAGCTCCCAAAGAAGCTTATAACACCACCGAAATGGAAGTCCGTAATGAACGATTTTTATCCACGGTTCATGTTCCTGTATCCATTGCCCTCAGCGATGTAGAACGGCAGATCAATGCTCAGGTCAATGGATTGATTTATGAGGACAATAGCCTGGATGATAATAATAACGACCAATTCATGACCAAAGTCTGGAAACGGGGAACCATTATGGTGTCGGCGCAGGACAGTCTGTTTCAGTTTACGGTCCCGTTGCGAATCTGGGCTAAAGCAGGCGTTTCTGTTCTGGGATTCATGCAGTATAAAGAAACTGAATTCGAAATCGACCTGCGCTTTAAATCTAAATTTGATCTCGATCCCGACTGGTCGGTGCATACCCAGACCCAGGCCGATGGCTACGGCTGGGTTCGTAAGCCAACGGTGAGCGTAATAGGGGTAAATATTCCCATTACCAACATGGTTGCCCGGCTTATCGATAAAAACCTGGGAACTATCTCCAAAACGCTCGATCAGCAGATTCGCCGAAATATTGATCTTCGGGCTCCCGTTCTGAAAGCCTGGAATACCCTTCGCGAACCGTACCTGCTTTCCGAAAAGTATCGGACCTATTTGCAGGTGGTACCCAAGCGCGTGCTCATTACCCCGCTACGGTTCGAAGGGCGGCTCATCCGGGCAACCATTGGCATTGAGGGATATACCCTGACCACTACGGGCGCAAAACCCGATGTACGTCCGGTCGTGTCATTGCCGAACCTGACGGTGGTATCGCAGGTGAAGGACGACTTTCAAATTGGTTTACTTAGTGAAGCCAGCTACCCCGAGGTGGCCCGGATTGCCGCCGACGAATTTGTCGGAAAGTCGTTTTCGTTCAGCAATGACCGCTACCATATTACCATCACTGGCATGGATTTGTATGGGCAAAATGAACACCTCATCATCAAAGCAGGAATTAAGGGAACCTTGAACGGTGATATATACCTTCGGGGAAAGCCGTATTACGACCCGAAAGATCAGACGATTTCTCTGAAAGATCTCCAGTATGACCTCGATACCAAAAATATACTGGCTCAGTCGGCGAGTTGGTTATTAAAAGGAACATTTGCCCGAACGCTCGAAAAACAGTTGACTATTCCGGTCGGCTCGCAATTGGCCGACATGCAGAAGTTGTTGCAGCAGCAATTGACTAATAATCAGTTAGCAAAAGGTGTCGTAATGAACGGGCATATTGATGAGATCAAACCCGATCAGGTATACCTGACTCCAACGGCTATGCTGGCGGTCGTTAATGCCAGGGGGCGTATCGATATTAAAGTGGATGGTTTGCAGTAG
- a CDS encoding GTP cyclohydrolase II encodes MIIKLAEGDLKTKFGEFHETLFYNGQKESIALTMGDVAGADDVLCRVHSSCLFGHAFNSIECDCREQMEISQQLIQQTGRGIIIWLDQEGKGNGHFALLKSVEHKRLGLPQADAYEAVGFKKDARDYTPAAEILKALGVRSICMLTDNPKKVDTLTQHGIQVNGTKAVALL; translated from the coding sequence ATGATAATCAAACTTGCCGAAGGTGACTTAAAAACAAAGTTTGGCGAATTCCATGAAACGCTTTTCTACAACGGCCAAAAAGAATCAATTGCTTTAACTATGGGTGACGTAGCGGGGGCTGATGATGTCCTATGCCGGGTACACTCGTCCTGCCTGTTTGGTCACGCTTTCAACAGCATTGAATGCGATTGTCGGGAGCAGATGGAAATCTCACAGCAGTTGATTCAGCAGACCGGGCGCGGTATAATTATCTGGCTGGACCAGGAAGGGAAAGGCAATGGTCATTTCGCCCTATTGAAAAGTGTAGAACACAAACGCTTGGGACTCCCTCAGGCCGATGCCTATGAAGCTGTTGGCTTTAAAAAAGATGCCCGCGACTACACGCCAGCCGCCGAAATCCTGAAAGCACTTGGCGTACGGTCGATTTGTATGCTAACCGACAATCCGAAGAAAGTGGATACACTTACTCAGCATGGCATTCAGGTAAACGGCACAAAAGCCGTAGCACTTCTATAG
- a CDS encoding winged helix-turn-helix transcriptional regulator, giving the protein MPDFLHNGKLYYNPVEFAMAHIGGTWKMPILWRLNKQVMRYSELKKYLPHISHKMLTTQLRELEEHGFVTRTVYPVVPPHVEYAITEKGRRVIPVIETIRQFGRELMNEYGVEERKPQQ; this is encoded by the coding sequence ATGCCTGATTTCTTGCACAACGGAAAGCTCTACTATAATCCCGTAGAGTTTGCCATGGCCCATATCGGTGGCACCTGGAAAATGCCTATTCTTTGGCGGCTCAATAAGCAGGTTATGCGTTATAGTGAACTAAAAAAATACCTGCCTCATATCAGTCATAAAATGCTGACGACCCAGTTGCGCGAACTGGAAGAACACGGGTTTGTAACGCGTACAGTTTACCCGGTCGTTCCTCCTCATGTTGAGTATGCAATTACTGAAAAAGGCCGTCGGGTCATTCCTGTCATCGAAACAATCCGACAGTTTGGCCGGGAACTGATGAATGAATATGGAGTTGAAGAGCGTAAACCGCAACAATAA
- the trmD gene encoding tRNA (guanosine(37)-N1)-methyltransferase TrmD encodes MRIDIITCLPKLLESFFAHSILQRAQAGGYVEVVVHDLRDYTLDKHRRVDDYAFGGGAGMVMQIEPIARCIRALQAERTYDEVIYMTPDGERLSQKTANTLSLRKNLIILCGHYKGIDERARELFVTREISIGDYVLSGGELAACVLSDAIIRLLPGVLNDETSALTDSFQDNLLAPPVYTRPAEFEGHRVPDILLSGHEAKIDEWRYEQALERTRTRRPDLLES; translated from the coding sequence ATGAGGATTGATATTATCACCTGCCTGCCCAAACTTCTGGAAAGTTTCTTCGCTCACTCGATTCTACAACGGGCGCAGGCAGGCGGTTATGTAGAAGTGGTGGTGCATGACTTGCGCGATTATACCCTGGATAAACATCGCCGGGTAGACGACTATGCCTTTGGGGGCGGTGCGGGTATGGTGATGCAGATTGAACCCATTGCCCGTTGCATACGAGCACTACAGGCTGAGCGAACCTACGATGAAGTCATCTATATGACACCCGATGGGGAGCGACTGAGCCAGAAAACAGCGAATACGCTCTCGTTAAGAAAGAATCTAATCATTCTCTGTGGTCATTATAAAGGGATTGATGAGCGAGCCAGGGAATTATTCGTGACTCGTGAAATCAGTATCGGCGATTATGTGCTGTCGGGTGGCGAGTTGGCAGCCTGTGTACTGTCCGATGCGATCATTCGGCTGTTGCCAGGTGTGTTGAACGACGAAACATCAGCCCTGACCGATTCGTTTCAGGACAATTTACTGGCCCCGCCGGTTTATACCCGCCCAGCTGAGTTTGAAGGCCATCGAGTACCCGATATTTTGCTATCGGGCCACGAAGCGAAAATTGATGAATGGCGCTACGAGCAGGCACTGGAACGCACCCGAACCCGTCGGCCTGATTTGCTGGAATCGTAA
- the rimM gene encoding ribosome maturation factor RimM (Essential for efficient processing of 16S rRNA) codes for MTKDDCYQVGHITKTHGVNGELVLFLDVDQPDEYADLESVLLDVKGELIPYFIESIAIVKGSRAIIAFEDVDTIEQAERLINCGAYLPLSELEPITDETRFYFHEIVGYQVVDAEAGELGIVQGVYAMNAQDLITMDYQGKEVLIPINSDIVRSVDRASKKLNVVLPDGLLDIYMNESGKDTPEIEGDTDDTDED; via the coding sequence ATGACCAAAGACGATTGTTACCAGGTCGGCCATATTACCAAAACGCATGGCGTGAATGGTGAGTTGGTTCTTTTTCTGGATGTTGACCAGCCCGATGAGTATGCCGATCTGGAGTCGGTACTGCTCGATGTAAAGGGAGAGCTGATTCCCTATTTTATCGAATCGATTGCGATCGTGAAGGGGAGCCGGGCTATTATTGCCTTCGAGGATGTCGATACCATCGAGCAGGCGGAGCGCCTGATCAACTGTGGTGCCTACTTACCCTTGAGTGAACTGGAACCGATAACTGATGAAACCCGATTCTATTTCCATGAAATTGTGGGGTATCAGGTAGTGGATGCCGAAGCGGGTGAATTGGGTATTGTGCAGGGCGTATATGCCATGAATGCGCAGGATTTGATTACGATGGACTATCAGGGAAAGGAAGTACTAATTCCGATCAATAGTGATATTGTTCGTTCGGTAGATCGCGCCAGCAAAAAGCTCAACGTTGTATTGCCTGATGGGTTGCTGGATATTTACATGAACGAAAGCGGGAAGGATACGCCAGAAATCGAAGGCGACACGGACGATACGGATGAGGATTGA
- a CDS encoding RagB/SusD family nutrient uptake outer membrane protein: MNKLKIYALTLVFSGFMASCKEQLQVENPNQPSSPALKTESGLVSFGEGFYITGFKDVKYYDGVPGYFWSGAIGNHELMGDVIGTDIANVFINQIGCPNQVTLDDGTVLVNPNSPSKQIDFIRITANVNSTGFQNSTYYEWAYMYNLNNAANTLLANIDGVTFTGEADTKKGVLKAWAYWWKGYAYSRIGSIYYAGIINDKANGEVLNGTNGNYVTKEAIIAEANKNFDAAAKILGGLTASADYTATMQGLIPSFNRVGKGGVLTPAMWVRNINTMKARNILVNTRVADMTAAQWADILTLTNSGVQATDLVFTGRSNATSDFLSPTTGTVSGKTTGANNTYKISERLIQDFKTGDLRLSNNFQQRSSAYIGETSRGNAFFTRWNLINRGAAGSEGSASVITYSNTNAGGYELYMASSYEENQLMKAEALIYTGKIEDGLALIDEVRKAQGAGLAAVAGTGLTLDAAKEELRRERRVGLLFRALSFYDARRWGLLESGRKNAVALSRTGVVSTKATITYGYLDYWDVPDNEIAYNPPASGSAATKNPK; the protein is encoded by the coding sequence ATGAATAAGTTAAAAATATATGCATTAACGCTGGTTTTTTCGGGGTTCATGGCGTCTTGTAAAGAACAACTCCAGGTCGAAAACCCCAACCAGCCTTCCTCACCGGCTCTGAAAACGGAATCAGGTTTGGTCTCGTTCGGCGAAGGCTTTTACATCACTGGTTTCAAAGATGTGAAGTACTACGATGGGGTGCCGGGCTATTTCTGGTCGGGCGCTATCGGTAACCATGAATTGATGGGCGACGTGATCGGAACGGATATTGCCAACGTGTTTATCAATCAGATCGGCTGCCCCAATCAGGTTACCCTCGACGACGGTACGGTACTGGTCAATCCGAACTCACCGAGCAAGCAGATTGATTTCATTCGCATAACGGCAAACGTCAACTCGACAGGCTTCCAGAACTCCACTTATTACGAATGGGCCTACATGTATAACCTGAACAATGCCGCCAATACCCTGCTGGCGAATATTGACGGTGTCACATTTACGGGCGAGGCAGATACCAAAAAAGGTGTACTGAAAGCCTGGGCTTACTGGTGGAAAGGCTATGCCTACTCGCGTATTGGTTCAATATATTACGCCGGGATCATTAACGATAAGGCAAATGGCGAAGTGCTGAACGGCACGAATGGTAACTATGTAACCAAAGAAGCGATCATTGCTGAGGCCAATAAAAATTTCGATGCAGCTGCTAAAATTCTGGGTGGCTTAACGGCTAGTGCCGACTACACAGCTACGATGCAGGGACTGATTCCTAGCTTCAACCGGGTGGGTAAAGGCGGTGTGTTGACCCCAGCCATGTGGGTACGGAATATCAACACCATGAAAGCCCGGAATATTTTGGTGAACACGCGTGTGGCGGATATGACCGCAGCCCAGTGGGCCGACATCCTGACCTTAACCAACAGTGGGGTACAGGCTACCGATCTGGTCTTCACGGGTCGTTCGAACGCAACCAGTGATTTTCTGTCGCCAACTACCGGAACTGTTTCTGGAAAAACAACGGGTGCCAACAACACCTACAAAATTTCGGAACGCCTGATTCAGGATTTCAAAACGGGCGACCTCCGCTTGTCGAATAACTTCCAGCAACGGAGTTCGGCATACATTGGTGAAACCTCACGGGGCAATGCATTCTTTACCCGCTGGAACCTGATCAACCGGGGAGCCGCAGGTTCGGAGGGTAGTGCATCAGTTATTACGTATTCGAATACCAATGCGGGTGGTTATGAATTATACATGGCCAGTTCGTATGAAGAGAACCAGTTGATGAAAGCCGAAGCGTTGATCTATACAGGTAAAATCGAAGATGGCCTGGCGTTGATCGACGAAGTGCGGAAAGCGCAGGGCGCTGGATTGGCGGCTGTGGCCGGTACGGGTTTGACGCTGGATGCTGCGAAAGAAGAACTTCGTCGTGAGCGTCGAGTGGGCCTTTTGTTCCGTGCCCTGTCGTTCTACGATGCACGTCGCTGGGGATTACTGGAATCGGGGCGTAAAAATGCGGTTGCCCTGAGCCGGACGGGCGTTGTAAGCACAAAAGCAACCATTACGTATGGCTATCTAGATTATTGGGATGTGCCGGATAATGAAATCGCCTATAACCCACCCGCCAGTGGTAGTGCTGCTACAAAGAATCCGAAGTAA
- a CDS encoding SusC/RagA family TonB-linked outer membrane protein, whose translation MGKKLLLSLLFVCSICVVTWAQDRKITGKVTQADDGTSLPGVSVVLKGTTVGTVTDSDGGYSLSVPAKGTLTFSFIGMMTKEVELGASTVVNVKLSSDTKQLSEIVVTGTGVATDKRKLAISVESVSAKDLPQAPSASIDQALIGKIAGAQITSRSGTPGADVNILLRGINTINRGTSPMILIDGIQMGATSLQTIDLNSIERVEVVQGAAAATIYGAQGANGVIQLFTKKGKNGQLNIDISSSIAQNTYLNVGGVSKAMYHAFATDASNNIIGSSGKPITYDATNGIYSENVQYNSTDPTATNSKPYNANLQYHDHFAYFFKPANTVNNSIAISGGSQKADFSLSVSNSHQESNIINNGYFDRSNMTANIGTQLAKGLTLRSITQLAYTKNTLKTSDRTILYGMLNAYPLADFSLTTTDGSIPFNMNQTIGINASNPSYRQAYTRNNDNKVDIIQNINLNFKFPKFVELDAKYGLNFQTQNRDLEFANQSNNANVKYWVTQGSQNFISNYNTANTGDLTKYTNSKMFQNFLATATAVFDLKEDFGSSIPLKSVTQALFDYRNSTVKEYTSAAIGLPAAYAPYNAANTTSWRVYRDYQEPFITYGYLINQRFEYGDFAGISGGFRSDYSSAFGQGSKPFTFPRGDAFVRLSALPFWQNSTVNGFLPELKLRAAYGQAGIQPKPFDRYVTITPTTVGNTTAFYYAYGQSNPALGVEVSQEIEVGTDMVFSLFKGSSWLNGIALAATYWDRQTKDAIYSVDVAPSVGLGTLIDNAFTLGSNGIQFSLNSTVYNGSALKWNTTINFGKQSSKIISVRGDAPVVVTSNAGSTNYVLKAGEKIGQLYGYKLIHSVDAKDPNGNFFIPQADQEAYTVASNGIVVNKATKQPYFTADKFSFGDPNPKFNMSFINDFSYKNFLTFGFQFDWVAGNHLYNQTKEWMYRDGIHSEYANPFTIDGQTGAWTAFYRGVYAQRTANGTKDYFYEDASFLRLRNIQIGLDFAKLFKIPATKKLQLVLAGRNLWTLTKYTGFDPEISSGTSNSAWDRGTDHSTMPNFKSYQATLNIGF comes from the coding sequence ATGGGAAAAAAGTTACTGCTGAGCTTACTTTTCGTTTGCTCAATTTGCGTCGTTACCTGGGCGCAGGATCGTAAAATTACGGGTAAAGTTACTCAGGCCGATGACGGCACTTCTTTGCCAGGCGTGTCGGTGGTTTTGAAAGGAACGACCGTTGGAACAGTTACCGATAGTGATGGTGGGTATTCGCTATCTGTTCCCGCAAAAGGAACATTAACCTTCTCCTTCATCGGCATGATGACCAAAGAGGTAGAATTAGGAGCCTCAACGGTCGTAAACGTGAAATTGTCCAGCGACACCAAACAACTTTCTGAAATCGTTGTAACAGGAACCGGGGTTGCCACCGATAAACGTAAACTGGCTATATCCGTAGAGTCGGTATCGGCGAAAGATTTACCACAGGCGCCATCGGCCTCGATCGACCAGGCATTGATTGGTAAAATCGCGGGTGCTCAGATTACCAGCCGAAGTGGTACGCCCGGTGCTGATGTAAATATTCTGCTGAGGGGTATCAATACCATCAACCGGGGCACCTCACCGATGATTCTGATCGATGGAATCCAAATGGGCGCTACCAGCCTGCAAACCATTGATCTGAACTCGATCGAACGCGTTGAGGTCGTACAGGGCGCGGCTGCGGCTACTATTTATGGCGCTCAGGGGGCTAATGGTGTTATTCAGTTGTTCACTAAAAAAGGGAAAAATGGCCAGTTGAACATCGACATTTCATCGAGTATCGCCCAGAATACATATCTGAACGTTGGGGGGGTAAGTAAGGCCATGTACCATGCGTTTGCTACCGATGCCAGCAACAACATCATCGGATCGTCGGGCAAGCCCATCACCTATGATGCCACGAACGGGATCTATAGCGAAAACGTGCAGTATAACTCGACAGACCCTACGGCAACCAACAGCAAGCCGTACAACGCGAATCTGCAATACCACGATCACTTTGCGTATTTCTTTAAGCCTGCCAATACGGTTAACAACAGCATTGCGATTTCGGGTGGTAGTCAGAAAGCCGATTTTAGTTTGTCGGTGTCGAACAGCCATCAGGAAAGTAACATCATCAACAACGGCTATTTCGATCGGAGTAATATGACGGCTAACATTGGCACTCAGTTAGCCAAAGGCTTGACCCTGCGTTCGATCACGCAATTGGCGTACACCAAAAACACGTTGAAAACCAGCGACCGGACGATTCTGTACGGTATGCTGAACGCGTATCCGCTGGCTGATTTCTCGCTGACGACCACGGACGGTTCTATTCCCTTCAACATGAACCAGACCATTGGTATCAATGCGTCGAACCCATCGTATCGGCAGGCCTATACCCGGAACAATGACAACAAGGTTGACATCATCCAGAATATTAACCTGAACTTCAAGTTTCCCAAATTCGTGGAGTTGGACGCCAAGTATGGCCTCAATTTCCAGACGCAAAACCGCGACCTGGAATTTGCGAACCAGTCGAATAATGCAAACGTCAAATACTGGGTAACGCAGGGGTCGCAAAACTTTATTTCGAACTACAATACGGCCAACACGGGCGATCTGACGAAATATACGAACAGCAAGATGTTCCAGAACTTCCTGGCTACAGCAACTGCTGTGTTTGACCTGAAAGAAGATTTTGGTTCCTCTATCCCGCTTAAGTCGGTTACGCAGGCTTTGTTCGATTATCGGAACAGCACCGTGAAAGAATACACCAGTGCTGCTATTGGTTTGCCGGCTGCCTATGCGCCGTATAACGCAGCGAACACCACATCCTGGCGAGTTTACCGCGATTATCAGGAGCCGTTCATTACCTATGGGTATCTGATCAACCAGCGGTTTGAGTACGGTGATTTCGCGGGTATTTCGGGCGGTTTCCGAAGCGATTACTCGTCGGCCTTCGGGCAGGGTTCCAAGCCCTTTACATTCCCGCGTGGCGATGCGTTCGTGCGGCTGTCAGCCCTACCTTTCTGGCAGAACAGCACGGTCAATGGTTTCCTGCCTGAGTTGAAACTACGGGCGGCTTACGGTCAGGCCGGTATTCAGCCCAAGCCCTTTGACCGCTACGTGACCATTACACCAACCACGGTCGGCAATACTACGGCTTTTTATTATGCATACGGGCAAAGTAACCCGGCGCTGGGCGTAGAGGTGTCGCAGGAAATAGAAGTCGGAACCGACATGGTATTCAGCCTATTTAAAGGATCAAGCTGGCTGAATGGTATTGCGCTGGCGGCTACCTACTGGGATCGGCAGACTAAAGACGCGATCTACTCCGTCGACGTAGCGCCTTCCGTCGGCCTGGGGACGCTGATCGATAACGCCTTTACGTTGGGCTCGAACGGTATCCAGTTCTCGTTAAATTCAACGGTATATAACGGCTCTGCCCTGAAATGGAATACGACCATAAACTTCGGTAAGCAAAGTTCGAAAATTATTTCGGTTCGGGGCGATGCGCCGGTTGTTGTGACATCGAACGCCGGTAGCACCAACTATGTGCTGAAGGCAGGTGAAAAAATCGGTCAGTTGTATGGCTATAAGCTGATTCACAGCGTCGATGCCAAAGACCCGAACGGTAACTTCTTTATTCCTCAGGCCGATCAGGAAGCCTACACGGTTGCCAGCAATGGAATTGTCGTGAACAAAGCTACCAAGCAGCCGTACTTTACAGCCGACAAATTTAGCTTTGGCGATCCGAATCCGAAATTCAATATGTCGTTCATCAACGACTTTAGCTACAAGAATTTCCTGACATTCGGCTTCCAGTTCGATTGGGTAGCGGGTAACCATCTGTACAACCAGACCAAAGAATGGATGTATCGGGATGGTATCCACAGTGAGTACGCCAATCCATTCACTATTGATGGGCAGACGGGTGCCTGGACGGCCTTCTACCGGGGGGTTTATGCACAACGTACGGCCAACGGCACGAAAGATTATTTCTACGAAGATGCTTCGTTCCTGCGTTTGCGAAACATCCAGATCGGACTTGATTTTGCCAAGTTGTTTAAAATCCCGGCAACCAAAAAGCTCCAGCTTGTTCTGGCCGGACGTAACCTCTGGACCTTGACCAAGTACACGGGCTTCGATCCTGAGATCAGCTCGGGTACGTCGAATTCGGCCTGGGACCGGGGTACGGACCATAGTACGATGCCAAACTTTAAGTCGTATCAGGCTACGCTGAACATTGGATTTTAA
- a CDS encoding NAD(P)-dependent oxidoreductase, which translates to MQVLVVGATGGTGKQAVEQALQRGHYVTAFVRDPSKLGIQHPNLTVFTGDVLNLETLLPAVRRQDVVLCALGSRPGQKDETVAQGTVNLMDVMKRCGVHRLLVVSSLGVGTSYEEAPLPSKLIIKTLLKGSIDEKEKQEKAIRESDLDWIIARPTRLTDGPLTGHYRLGEHLPFSTFALPSISRADVAAFLLDQLESEMYLHKAVTITGD; encoded by the coding sequence ATGCAAGTACTAGTCGTAGGGGCCACAGGAGGAACTGGAAAACAGGCAGTGGAGCAGGCCCTTCAGCGCGGACATTATGTTACAGCCTTTGTCCGCGATCCATCTAAATTAGGTATTCAACATCCCAATCTTACCGTTTTTACGGGTGATGTATTGAACCTGGAAACTCTGTTGCCAGCCGTCCGGCGTCAGGATGTTGTTTTATGTGCGTTGGGGAGCCGACCCGGTCAGAAAGATGAGACCGTAGCACAGGGTACCGTTAATCTGATGGACGTTATGAAACGCTGTGGCGTTCATAGGTTATTGGTAGTGTCGTCGTTAGGGGTTGGTACCAGCTATGAGGAAGCGCCTTTGCCCAGTAAATTGATTATTAAAACGCTCCTGAAGGGATCTATCGACGAAAAAGAGAAACAGGAAAAAGCTATCCGGGAAAGTGATCTCGACTGGATCATTGCCCGGCCAACCCGGCTGACAGATGGACCCCTAACTGGACACTATCGACTGGGGGAACACCTGCCTTTTTCAACCTTCGCCCTGCCCAGTATTAGTCGGGCCGACGTAGCGGCTTTTTTGCTCGATCAGCTAGAAAGCGAAATGTACCTGCACAAAGCCGTTACGATTACCGGGGATTAA
- a CDS encoding type 1 glutamine amidotransferase domain-containing protein: MSLKDPNLVNIKRPKRIAIVISNPAVSTTTGWPVGFWWSELTHPYYEFAEKGYEVEIFSPSGGKCEPDAMSDPNDASGYSSTDLISQGFIHTDKLRALVDATKPISELNIADFDALVVAGGQAPMFTFENAIELHQKFVEFYESGKVTSALCHGTAILRYAKLSNGEYLAKGKTVTGFANVEEDFADNAVWDYGLLARDTHVMPWRIEDELKKLGANYVQAGLWRGFAIRDGNLITGQQNFSGAETARAIIEALGE, from the coding sequence ATGAGCCTCAAAGACCCAAATCTGGTTAATATAAAGCGCCCTAAACGCATTGCAATTGTGATTTCCAATCCGGCCGTTTCAACCACCACAGGCTGGCCGGTTGGTTTTTGGTGGAGTGAGCTTACCCATCCCTACTATGAATTCGCCGAGAAGGGCTATGAAGTGGAAATTTTCAGTCCAAGCGGTGGTAAATGTGAGCCCGATGCTATGAGCGATCCCAACGACGCGAGTGGGTATTCATCGACAGACCTCATCTCGCAGGGTTTCATTCATACCGACAAGTTGCGAGCCCTGGTCGATGCGACAAAGCCAATTTCTGAGCTAAACATAGCTGATTTCGATGCGTTGGTTGTAGCGGGCGGACAAGCCCCTATGTTCACGTTCGAAAACGCAATTGAGCTGCACCAAAAGTTTGTTGAGTTTTACGAAAGTGGTAAAGTAACCTCGGCGCTCTGTCATGGAACGGCCATTTTACGCTATGCTAAACTGAGCAATGGCGAGTACCTGGCCAAAGGCAAAACCGTAACGGGCTTTGCCAATGTCGAAGAAGATTTTGCGGACAATGCCGTATGGGATTATGGACTGCTAGCACGCGATACGCATGTAATGCCCTGGCGTATTGAAGACGAGCTAAAGAAACTGGGAGCTAACTATGTGCAGGCGGGTCTATGGCGTGGCTTTGCCATTCGCGATGGAAATCTGATTACGGGGCAGCAGAACTTTAGTGGTGCCGAAACGGCCCGTGCCATTATCGAAGCATTGGGCGAATAG